The Candida albicans SC5314 chromosome 5, complete sequence genome includes a region encoding these proteins:
- a CDS encoding proteasome core particle subunit beta 7 (20S proteasome subunit (beta7); protein present in exponential and stationary growth phase yeast cultures), which produces MNHDPYSWGRPSNDTYGPYNYKIAHANNNQVEQTTHNFPKMNTQQPIITGTSVIASKFKNGVIMAADHVGSYGSLLRFNNIERLIKVGKETVVGISGDISDLQYIVRLLDELEIDEEVYDNDGGEYLRAPNVHEYLSRVLYNRRSKMNPLWNAIIVGGFNKDRTPFLKYVDLLGVTYHASTMATGFGSHLAIPLLRNLIPEDKDYVKVDEQQVSKAVEDSMRVLFYRDARSGENYSVVIIKLDENTGELSFQFIKDAKVQNQSWKFAGDIRGYGSSQQ; this is translated from the coding sequence ATGAATCACGATCCATACAGTTGGGGTAGACCATCCAATGACACCTATGGTCCAtacaattacaaaattgCTCATGCCAATAACAACCAAGTTGAACAGACTACCCATAATTTCCCTAAAATGAATACTCAACAACCAATAATTACTGGTACCTCAGTGATTGCttctaaattcaaaaatggGGTGATAATGGCCGCAGACCATGTTGGATCGTATGGTTCATTATTGCGATTCAATAACATTGAAAGATTGATTAAAGTAGGTAAGGAGACTGTTGTTGGTATTTCTGGAGACATTTCAGACTTGCAGTATATTGTTAGATTGTTGGatgaattagaaattgatgaagagGTTTATGATAATGATGGCGGTGAATACTTGAGAGCCCCCAATGTGCATGAATATTTGTCACGAGTTTTGTACAATCGAAGATCTAAGATGAATCCATTATGGAATGCCATCATTGTTGGTGGGTTTAACAAGGACCGTACtccatttttgaaatatgttgatttattggGAGTTACTTACCATGCCAGTACCATGGCCACAGGGTTTGGTTCACATTTGGCTATCCCATTGTTGAGAAACTTGATTCCGGAAGATAAGGATTATGTTAAAGTTGACGAGCAACAAGTTAGCAAAGCCGTAGAAGATTCCATGAGAGTTTTGTTTTATCGTGATGCTAGATCTGGTGAGAATTATTCGGTGGTGATAATCAAGCTTGATGAAAATACAGGTGAATTAAgctttcaatttatcaaggATGCCAAAgttcaaaatcaaagttGGAAATTTGCCGGGGATATTAGAGGATATGGTAGTTCACAACAATAA
- a CDS encoding polyphosphatase (Putative polyphosphate phosphatase; role in hydrolysis of diphosphorylated inositol polyphosphates and diadenosine polyphosphates; Spider biofilm induced), with protein MEQSQNYNNPNLPVKSQTAREGRENQRYNSETGARIVAGCMCLNETKDKIIMISSSKHKNRWIVPKGGNELDESELETAVRETWEEAGVEGIIIKKLPVVLDSRGSQAPVIKGEFDPDVATPKSEFHFFELQVDQLSTSWPEMKKRQRRWCTYSEAKHELLKSKRPELVDALNMSSILKDTIDDENPKQDNY; from the coding sequence ATGGAACAGCTGCAGAACTACAACAACCCAAATTTACCAGTAAAGTCACAAACAGCCAGAGAAGGTCGTGAGAATCAGCGTTATAATTCAGAAACAGGGGCAAGGATAGTTGCTGGGTGTATGTGTCTCAATGAAACCAAagacaaaattattatgatATCATCTTCGAAACATAAAAACCGTTGGATAGTCCCCAAAGGTGGCAATGAATTGGACGAGTCTGAATTGGAAACTGCTGTTAGAGAGACTTGGGAAGAAGCTGGGGTAGAAGGAATAATCATAAAGAAATTGCCAGTTGTTTTGGACTCTAGAGGGAGTCAAGCACCAGTTATTAAGGGTGAATTTGATCCTGATGTTGCTACTCCTAAATCcgaatttcatttttttgaattgcAAGTCGATCAATTGAGTACATCTTGGCCAGAGATGAAGAAAAGACAAAGAAGGTGGTGTACTTATTCTGAGGCAAAACACGAGTTGCTAAAACTGAAAAGACCAGAATTAGTTGATGCATTGAACATGTCATCTATTTTAAAAGACACTATTGACGACGAAAACCCTAAACAAGAtaattattag
- a CDS encoding uncharacterized protein (Protein with a role in insertion of tail-anchored proteins into the ER membrane; Spider biofilm repressed), giving the protein MSDKLARTIQRFQAKIDSGSFYEAHQTLRTITNRYVKAKQYKEARDLLYQGSTILLKNKEFASASDLINYLIQIYDEEGILVSDKDAKLKLIDLISNLPNNDPSLSDLAKSSLNWSKKSPGCEKFGDCELHHLFGSKFLKFVEYGTSQHDIESENGKVVLDPEERAKVFAIAELHLVLGTFESVPLYINYLVQYAKANPEVDPGVFLGRAIVNYSYLKNIKFVKEAQDIFLKEIEVTNKETLKSDFLFYQNYPVLNFLQLLVITLQKEHTSNSQKFVKLYEQYRGTLQQYELLAPVEYLGKIYFNVNIGNSNQQGNMLANIMSGLFK; this is encoded by the coding sequence ATGAGTGATAAGCTTGCAAGAACAATTCAAAGATTTCAAGCCAAAATCGATAGTGGTTCGTTCTATGAAGCCCATCAAACATTAAGAACAATCACCAACAGATATGTTAAAgcaaaacaatataaagAGGCTCGGGATTTGTTATACCAGGGGTCCAcgattttattaaaaaataaagaatttgcATCTGCATCTGacttgataaattatttaatccAGATTTATGACGAAGAAGGAATCTTGGTGAGTGATAAGGATGCcaagttgaaattgattgatttgatttcgAACTTGCCTAACAACGATCCTAGTTTGAGTGACTTGGCCAAATCCAGTCTCAACTGGTCAAAGAAATCTCCTGGATGTGAGAAGTTTGGTGATTGCGAGTTACATCATTTATTTGGTTCCAAGTTTTTAAAGTTTGTTGAATATGGAACTTCTCAACACGATATTGAGCTGGAAAATGGCAAAGTAGTTTTGGATCCTGAAGAAAGAGCAAAAGTTTTTGCGATAGCAGAATTGCATTTGGTTTTGGGTACTTTTGAAAGTGTGCCATTGTATATTAACTATTTAGTACAATATGCAAAAGCCAACCCTGAAGTTGATCCAGGGGTATTTTTGGGCCGGGCCATCGTAAACTATTCTTACTTGAAGAATATCAAATTTGTCAAAGAAGCACaggatatttttttgaaagagATAGAAGTGACAAATAAGGAAACACTAAAATCTGATTTCctattttatcaaaactaCCCGGTTTTGAACTTTTTGCAATTATTGGTTATTACTTTACAAAAGGAGCACACGTCAAATAGTCAAAAGTTTGTCAAATTATACGAACAATACAGGGGCACTTTGCAACAATACGAACTTCTTGCTCCTGTAGAATATTTGGGCAAAATCTACTTTAACGTTAATATTGGTAACTCCAATCAACAGGGGAATATGTTGGCTAATATTATGAGTGGCTTATTTAAATAG